A stretch of DNA from Marispirochaeta aestuarii:
TGATCGTAGAAACCCAGTGCCAGGGCGGTATCCGTCAGGGAACTGCCTGATCTGAGCAGTCTCTTCGCAATGCCGATCCTCTGCTGGGTACGGTAGACGTGGGGTGAGAGTCCGTAGGCCTTTTTAAAGGAACGGATAAAATGATAGGGGCTCATGCCTGCTTCCGACGCAATTCCGGCAAGGCTGAGTTTCTCCTCCAGATCTCCCCGCAGAAGTTCTGCGCCCCTCTTCAGGCCGGGATGTTCCACAAAGGGAGGCAGTTTCAACGCCTTTTTGCGTTCGGCCCTGGGCAGGAGAAGAGCGGTCAGCTCGTAGAGGAGCTCCTCTTTGCCCAGAGGACTGATCCTGTCGGTAATACCGCTGTAGGCCCGGATAAGCCGGGATTGCTCCAGAGGGGAGGCCTGAAAGGTAAGGGGAAACTCCGGGGGGCTCGGGATCCCCTCCTCAATCTCTTCCGCCAGGGAGCAGAATCGTTTTGCGTTGATGGAGAGCATCCGGTAGCTCACCCGGGAGCCGGAGACGGGGACGCCGGAATGGACCTGCCCCGGATTGATAACGAAGAAACTGCCGGGAGAGGCCAGGCTGTCCTCCCGCTCAGGTCCGTAACAGTAGGTTGCTCCATTCTCAATCAGCCCTAGAATGTAGTAGGTTTCGTGGGAGTGCTTGGGAAAGACGTGGGAACTGGACAGCACGCTCATCACGGCTACCCCTGATTCATGGTCGGTATATTTAAAATCCACGGAATCCCGTTTGTCCCGAAGCATGCAAGGAGTATAGCAGCTTTTTATGCTCCTTTTAAGGGAAATATGTAAATACTGTTCCGAACCGTGGGGATGGACATCGATCAAAGTATTTTCTGGTAGAGGATTATCTGCTTATTTATACCGTATTAAGTTTTTTTCCTCAAATTACGGTAGTTCACGATCACCACAACGGTTTTATCCCCACAGTTCGAAACACTATGAAATGTTTACATCGGAAAAGGAATTTTTCTTGACAAACCACCCCTCCTTGGTACCTTTCTAGTAGGCGGTGCTGCACTTGATGAAAAAAACGCTCCTGTTTACGGTATTGCTGTTTGTTTTCCTTAGTTTTTCCCTGGCGGCTGAAGGGGCCTGGGTTGTTCCCATCGAGGGTGACATCGAGGCCTCCACGGTGATTTTTATTCGCCGGGGTATCCAGCAGGCTAAAAACGCCGGGGCTGACACGATTATCTTTCGAATCAACACCTTTGGCGGCAGGGTTGACTCGGCCCTGCAGATTGCGACCCTGATCGGCGCGGTTGACAATGCAAGGACGGTGGCCTTTGTCCCCGCCGCTGCGGAGGGACTGGGGGTAAGCTGGTCCGCCGGTGCGCTGATCTCCTTTGCCTGCTCGGAAATATACATGGCTCCCGGCACCTCCATCGGTGCGGCGGCACCGGTGTACCAGACCGCCGAGGGAATGGAGATGGCCCCGGAAAAGAGTGTCAGCGCGGTCCGGACCCAGCTCGCGGCCCTGGCGGAGAAGAACGGCTACCCTGTGGGGGTGGCGCTGGCCATGGTGGATGCGGATATTGTACTGCAGGAAATCTCTGT
This window harbors:
- a CDS encoding AraC family transcriptional regulator, with translation MDFKYTDHESGVAVMSVLSSSHVFPKHSHETYYILGLIENGATYCYGPEREDSLASPGSFFVINPGQVHSGVPVSGSRVSYRMLSINAKRFCSLAEEIEEGIPSPPEFPLTFQASPLEQSRLIRAYSGITDRISPLGKEELLYELTALLLPRAERKKALKLPPFVEHPGLKRGAELLRGDLEEKLSLAGIASEAGMSPYHFIRSFKKAYGLSPHVYRTQQRIGIAKRLLRSGSSLTDTALALGFYDQSHFSNTFHAYTGISPSAYRKGTLD